In a single window of the Pseudomonadota bacterium genome:
- a CDS encoding RNA-binding protein — translation MPAASEAAEAPRRRCIASGRTADKADLIRFVVGPDARVVPDLDGKLPGRGVYVAPERALVERAVARGLFAKAAHTRVKAEADLADQVTAGLVRRMVEAIGLARRAGQAVCGFERVRERLAGGAAGLMIEASDGAAGGRGKLSGLAQGVPVMDGLTAAELGGAFGRDAVVHAVVDRGKLAGRLLALQGHLAGFRSKAEAASSRDRG, via the coding sequence ATGCCGGCAGCGAGCGAGGCCGCGGAGGCCCCCCGCCGCCGGTGTATTGCGAGCGGACGGACCGCCGACAAGGCCGATCTCATCCGCTTCGTCGTCGGGCCGGACGCGCGGGTGGTGCCGGACTTAGATGGCAAACTGCCGGGCCGGGGCGTATATGTGGCGCCGGAGCGGGCTTTGGTCGAGCGGGCGGTCGCCCGCGGCTTGTTTGCCAAGGCGGCCCACACCCGGGTCAAGGCCGAGGCGGATCTGGCCGATCAGGTGACGGCGGGGCTTGTGCGCCGGATGGTCGAGGCGATCGGCCTCGCGCGCCGGGCGGGCCAGGCAGTGTGCGGGTTCGAACGGGTGCGCGAGCGTCTGGCCGGCGGTGCCGCCGGGCTCATGATCGAGGCATCCGACGGTGCGGCCGGCGGGCGGGGCAAGCTGAGCGGGCTTGCCCAGGGCGTGCCGGTGATGGATGGGCTGACGGCCGCCGAGCTCGGAGGCGCCTTCGGGCGGGACGCGGTGGTGCATGCGGTGGTCGACCGGGGAAAGCTGGCCGGCCGCCTTTTGGCGTTGCAGGGACATCTCGCCGGCTTCCGTTCGAAGGCGGAGGCGGCTTCTAGTCGAGATCGTGGTTGA
- the ugpQ gene encoding glycerophosphodiester phosphodiesterase, with protein MLLGLARIVGHRGAALRAPENTLAGFRKAAELGAGWVELDVMLTRDGVPVVIHDETLDRTTDRTGRIEASDWRELADADAGIRFAPAFAGERVPLLSEALAVIAGCGMGVNIEIKPCPGRERETALEAVATAKACWPGHLPPPLFSSFKRPALAAAQEAMPEWPRGLLLDRHERDWRAAAEALGCRAINPNWKHLTPKWVSEIKAAGLAVVTWTCNLPEEARRLVGLGVDAVITDAPDLLVPAIGGM; from the coding sequence TTGCTGCTCGGTCTCGCCCGCATCGTCGGGCATCGGGGTGCGGCCTTGCGCGCGCCGGAGAATACCTTGGCCGGCTTCAGGAAAGCGGCCGAGCTCGGTGCCGGCTGGGTCGAGCTCGACGTCATGCTGACCCGGGACGGCGTGCCGGTGGTGATCCATGACGAGACTTTGGATCGCACCACCGACCGCACGGGGCGGATCGAGGCCAGCGACTGGCGGGAGCTGGCGGATGCCGATGCCGGCATCCGCTTTGCTCCGGCCTTTGCCGGCGAGCGGGTGCCGCTTCTGAGCGAGGCGCTGGCGGTCATCGCCGGGTGCGGCATGGGTGTCAACATCGAGATCAAGCCCTGCCCAGGACGCGAGCGCGAGACCGCACTCGAGGCGGTCGCCACCGCCAAGGCCTGCTGGCCCGGGCATTTGCCGCCGCCGCTCTTTTCGAGCTTCAAGCGCCCGGCGCTGGCGGCGGCCCAGGAGGCGATGCCGGAATGGCCGCGGGGTCTTCTCCTCGACCGGCATGAGCGGGACTGGCGGGCCGCAGCCGAGGCCTTGGGCTGCCGGGCGATCAACCCCAACTGGAAGCACCTCACCCCGAAATGGGTGAGCGAAATCAAGGCGGCCGGCCTTGCCGTGGTCACCTGGACCTGCAACCTCCCGGAGGAGGCGCGCCGGCTCGTCGGCTTGGGCGTGGATGCGGTCATCACCGACGCCCCGGACCTGCTGGTGCCGGCCATCGGCGGAATGTAA
- the rbfA gene encoding 30S ribosome-binding factor RbfA gives MTRKSTGAPGQRQLRVGEELRHALVGIIAEGHVRDPELASAKLTVTEVKVSPDLRNATIFVTPFGGGGDGETLLKALKRAAAYLRGELAHRVRLKFAPALRFELDRRFDEASRIEQLLKSPAVARDLASGKDGEE, from the coding sequence ATGACACGCAAATCCACCGGCGCTCCCGGGCAGCGCCAATTGAGGGTCGGCGAAGAACTCCGCCACGCGTTGGTCGGCATCATTGCCGAAGGTCATGTGCGCGATCCCGAGCTCGCATCCGCCAAGTTGACCGTGACCGAGGTCAAGGTCAGCCCCGACCTTCGCAACGCCACCATCTTCGTCACCCCCTTTGGCGGCGGCGGCGACGGCGAGACATTGCTCAAGGCCTTGAAGCGGGCGGCGGCCTATTTGCGCGGCGAGCTCGCCCACCGGGTCAGGCTCAAATTCGCCCCGGCGCTGCGTTTCGAGCTCGACCGGCGCTTCGACGAGGCGAGCCGGATCGAGCAACTCTTGAAAAGCCCGGCGGTGGCACGCGACCTCGCCTCCGGCAAGGATGGCGAAGAATGA
- the rpsO gene encoding 30S ribosomal protein S15, which translates to MSISPERKAALITEYATKPGDTGSPEVQVAILSERIRHLTDHLGTHAKDLHSRRGLLVMVGQRRRLLDFLKRKDKDRYDGLIQRLGLRR; encoded by the coding sequence ATGTCGATCTCGCCGGAGCGCAAGGCTGCGCTCATTACCGAATATGCCACCAAGCCGGGCGACACCGGCTCGCCGGAAGTCCAGGTGGCGATCTTGAGCGAACGGATCCGCCACCTGACCGATCACTTGGGAACCCACGCGAAGGATCTGCATTCGCGCCGGGGGCTCCTGGTGATGGTCGGCCAGCGGCGCCGGCTCTTGGACTTCCTGAAGCGCAAGGACAAGGACCGCTACGACGGCTTGATCCAGCGTTTGGGCCTGCGCCGCTGA
- the rimP gene encoding ribosome maturation factor RimP has protein sequence MDRIERMLTPSIEALGYAIVRIQLSGRHRPVLQVMAERRDGMPMSVEDCARISRTVSALLDVEDLIASTYTLEVSSPGIDRPLTRPEDYTRFAGFVAKLETKAAVAGRRRFKGRLVGLADGTKVRLVEESGEVDVPLAIIQKARLVMTDELLAQGAKRH, from the coding sequence ATGGATCGGATCGAACGCATGCTGACGCCCTCGATCGAGGCGTTGGGCTACGCGATCGTGCGGATCCAGCTCTCCGGCAGGCATCGGCCGGTGCTGCAGGTCATGGCCGAGCGCCGCGACGGCATGCCCATGTCGGTCGAGGACTGCGCGCGCATCAGCCGGACCGTCTCGGCCTTGCTCGATGTCGAGGATCTGATCGCCAGCACCTACACCCTCGAGGTGAGCTCGCCGGGGATCGACCGGCCGCTCACCAGGCCGGAGGACTACACGCGGTTTGCCGGCTTCGTGGCCAAGCTCGAGACCAAGGCTGCGGTCGCCGGCAGGCGGCGCTTCAAGGGCCGTCTCGTCGGCCTGGCCGATGGGACCAAAGTGCGGCTGGTCGAAGAGTCGGGCGAGGTCGATGTGCCGCTCGCGATCATCCAGAAGGCGCGCCTCGTCATGACCGACGAGCTGCTCGCCCAGGGCGCCAAGCGGCACTAG
- the pnp gene encoding polyribonucleotide nucleotidyltransferase: protein MFKVFRKELMWGGRRLVLETGKIARQADAAVLATYGETVVLCTVVGMKTPKPGIDFFPLTVNYQEKTFAAGKIPGGFFKREGRPSEKEVLTSRLIDRPIRPLFAPGFRNETQVVCTVLSHDLENDPDVVALIGTSAALTLSGIPFLGPIAAARVGYVGGEYVLNPQRDELPNSQLDLVVAGTVEGVLMVESEAKELSEEIMLGAVMFGHKSFQPVIGAIIELAEAAAKEPWPLPEEPSAVPAARARLKAVATAELIQAYRETVKQQRHSKIDAVKKKAVETLAAEGIEAELVKSLFKDLESDIVRGAILETGQRIDGRDTKTVRPIVCEVGVLPRAHGSALFTRGETQALVVATLGTGQDEQIIDALAGEYREHFLLHYNFPPYSVGEAGRMGSPGRREVGHGKLAWRAVHPLLPSKENFPYTLRIVSEITESNGSSSMASVCGASLAMMDAGVPMGRPVAGIAMGLIKEEAKFAVLSDILGDEDHLGDMDFKVAGSESGVTALQMDIKITSITEAIMKQALSQAREGRLHILGEMAKALTSAREAVSQNAPRITTMTVPKDKIREIIGPGGKVIREICEVTGAKIDIEDDGTVKIAAVDNEASKAAIDWIRNIVAEPEVGAIYTGKVVKVVDFGAFVNFLGARDGLVHISELALHRVGKVADVVKVGDQVKVKCLGFDDRGKVKLSMKAVDQATGRDLTQSAQVAE from the coding sequence ATGTTCAAGGTATTTCGTAAAGAACTGATGTGGGGCGGACGCCGGCTCGTGCTCGAGACCGGCAAGATCGCCCGCCAGGCGGACGCCGCCGTGCTGGCCACCTATGGAGAGACGGTGGTGCTCTGCACGGTCGTCGGCATGAAGACGCCGAAGCCCGGCATCGATTTCTTCCCGCTCACCGTCAACTATCAGGAAAAGACCTTCGCCGCGGGCAAGATCCCGGGTGGATTCTTCAAGCGCGAGGGTCGGCCCTCGGAGAAGGAAGTGCTGACCAGCCGGCTCATCGACCGGCCGATCCGGCCCTTGTTCGCGCCCGGCTTCCGCAACGAGACGCAGGTCGTCTGCACGGTCTTGAGCCATGACCTGGAGAACGATCCCGACGTCGTCGCCTTGATCGGCACCTCGGCGGCCCTGACACTCTCCGGCATCCCGTTTCTGGGGCCCATCGCTGCCGCCCGGGTCGGCTATGTCGGCGGCGAGTATGTGCTGAACCCGCAGCGCGACGAGCTGCCGAACTCGCAGCTCGACCTGGTGGTGGCCGGCACGGTCGAAGGCGTGCTCATGGTCGAGTCGGAGGCGAAGGAGCTCTCCGAGGAGATCATGCTGGGCGCGGTCATGTTCGGCCATAAGAGCTTCCAGCCGGTGATCGGCGCCATCATCGAGCTGGCGGAAGCGGCGGCGAAGGAGCCTTGGCCTCTGCCCGAGGAGCCCTCGGCGGTCCCGGCGGCGCGCGCGCGCTTGAAGGCGGTGGCGACAGCCGAGCTGATCCAGGCCTACCGCGAGACGGTGAAGCAGCAGCGCCATTCCAAGATCGATGCGGTCAAGAAGAAGGCGGTTGAGACGCTCGCGGCCGAAGGCATCGAGGCCGAGCTGGTCAAGAGCCTATTCAAGGACCTCGAGAGCGACATCGTGCGCGGCGCCATCCTGGAGACCGGTCAGCGCATCGACGGCCGCGACACCAAGACGGTCAGGCCGATCGTCTGCGAGGTGGGTGTCTTGCCGCGCGCCCATGGCAGCGCCCTCTTCACCCGCGGCGAGACCCAGGCCCTGGTGGTCGCAACCCTCGGGACCGGCCAGGACGAGCAGATCATCGATGCGCTAGCGGGCGAGTATCGCGAGCACTTCCTCCTGCACTACAACTTCCCGCCCTACTCGGTCGGCGAGGCCGGCCGCATGGGCTCGCCCGGACGCCGCGAGGTCGGCCACGGCAAGCTCGCCTGGCGGGCGGTCCATCCCTTGCTGCCGTCCAAGGAGAACTTTCCCTACACGCTCCGCATCGTCTCCGAGATCACGGAATCGAACGGCTCGTCTTCCATGGCGAGCGTCTGCGGCGCCTCGTTGGCGATGATGGATGCGGGCGTGCCGATGGGCCGTCCGGTTGCCGGCATCGCCATGGGATTGATCAAGGAAGAGGCCAAGTTCGCCGTGCTCTCGGACATCCTGGGAGACGAGGACCATCTGGGCGACATGGACTTCAAGGTCGCCGGCTCCGAGAGCGGTGTGACCGCCCTCCAGATGGACATCAAGATCACCTCGATCACCGAGGCGATCATGAAGCAGGCCTTGAGCCAGGCGCGCGAGGGTCGCCTCCACATCCTGGGCGAGATGGCGAAGGCGCTCACCAGCGCCAGGGAAGCGGTCTCGCAGAACGCGCCGCGCATCACCACGATGACCGTGCCTAAGGACAAGATCCGCGAGATCATCGGCCCGGGCGGCAAGGTCATCCGCGAGATCTGCGAGGTGACCGGCGCCAAGATCGATATCGAGGACGACGGTACGGTGAAGATCGCGGCCGTCGACAACGAGGCCTCGAAGGCGGCGATCGACTGGATCCGAAACATCGTGGCCGAGCCCGAGGTGGGGGCGATCTACACCGGCAAGGTGGTCAAGGTCGTCGACTTCGGCGCCTTCGTGAACTTCCTGGGCGCCCGCGACGGCCTGGTGCATATCAGCGAGCTGGCGCTGCACCGGGTCGGCAAGGTCGCCGACGTGGTCAAGGTCGGCGACCAGGTCAAGGTGAAGTGCCTGGGCTTCGATGATCGCGGCAAGGTCAAGCTGTCGATGAAGGCGGTGGACCAGGCCACCGGGCGCGATCTCACGCAGTCGGCGCAGGTCGCCGAGTAG
- the nusA gene encoding transcription termination/antitermination protein NusA: MESSGYLLNRLELLQVADAVAREKGIERDEVLEAMEMAIQKVGRSKYGHEHDIRASIDRVSGDILLTRHRQVVEIIENEATQLTLAQAEAIKPDAAIGDFLVDPLPPIDFGRVAAQTAKQVIVQKVREAERTRQFNEYKNRVGEIVNGLVKRVEFGNVTVDLGRAEAILRRDELLPRESFRTGDRVRAYIYDVREELRGPQIFLSRTHPQFMAKLFAQEVPEIYDGIIEIKAVARDPGSRAKIAVISNDSSIDPVGACVGMRGSRVQAVVAELQGEKIDIIPWSQDPANFVVNALAPAEVAKVVLDEDAGRIEVIVPDDQLSLAIGRRGQNVRLASMLTGWDIDILTEAEESERRTEEFRSRSKMFIEALDVDDVIAHLLVTEGFTTVEDVAFVPLDDLAGIEGFDRDVAAELRERARAFIAERNEKLTEQRKTLGVADEVAAIEGLTPQMLVQLGDKGVKTLDDLADLASDELREIVGADALSEEEANQVIMAARAHWFADEPAPAPSAA, encoded by the coding sequence ATGGAAAGCAGCGGATATCTATTGAACCGACTCGAGCTCCTGCAAGTGGCCGACGCTGTCGCCCGCGAGAAGGGCATCGAGCGCGACGAGGTGCTGGAAGCCATGGAAATGGCCATCCAGAAGGTGGGTCGCTCCAAATACGGCCACGAGCACGACATTCGCGCCTCGATCGATCGGGTGAGCGGCGACATCCTGCTCACCCGCCATCGTCAGGTGGTCGAGATCATCGAGAACGAGGCCACGCAACTGACGCTGGCCCAGGCGGAGGCGATCAAGCCCGATGCGGCCATCGGCGACTTCCTCGTCGATCCGCTGCCGCCGATCGATTTCGGCCGGGTTGCCGCGCAGACCGCCAAGCAGGTGATCGTGCAGAAGGTGCGCGAGGCCGAGCGCACCCGGCAGTTCAACGAGTACAAGAACCGGGTCGGCGAGATCGTCAACGGTCTGGTCAAGCGGGTCGAGTTCGGCAATGTCACCGTGGATCTGGGCCGCGCCGAGGCGATCCTCAGGCGCGACGAGCTCCTGCCGCGCGAGAGTTTCCGCACCGGCGACCGGGTGCGCGCCTATATCTATGACGTGCGCGAGGAGCTCAGGGGCCCGCAGATCTTCCTGTCGCGCACCCATCCGCAATTCATGGCGAAGCTGTTCGCCCAGGAGGTGCCGGAGATCTACGACGGCATCATCGAGATCAAGGCGGTGGCGCGCGACCCCGGCAGCCGCGCCAAGATCGCGGTCATCTCCAATGATTCCTCGATCGACCCGGTCGGCGCCTGCGTGGGCATGCGCGGCAGCCGCGTGCAGGCGGTGGTGGCCGAGCTGCAGGGCGAGAAGATCGACATCATTCCCTGGTCGCAGGACCCCGCCAACTTCGTGGTGAACGCGCTGGCGCCGGCCGAAGTGGCGAAGGTGGTCTTGGACGAGGACGCGGGTCGCATCGAGGTAATCGTTCCCGACGACCAGCTGAGCCTCGCCATCGGGCGGCGCGGCCAGAACGTGCGCCTGGCATCCATGCTGACGGGATGGGATATCGACATCCTGACCGAGGCCGAGGAATCCGAGCGGCGGACCGAGGAGTTCCGCTCGCGCTCGAAGATGTTCATCGAGGCGCTCGACGTCGACGACGTGATCGCCCATCTCCTGGTGACGGAAGGATTCACCACGGTCGAGGACGTGGCATTCGTCCCCTTGGACGATTTGGCCGGCATCGAGGGCTTCGACCGCGACGTCGCGGCCGAGCTCAGGGAGCGGGCGCGGGCGTTCATCGCCGAGCGCAACGAGAAGCTGACCGAGCAGCGGAAGACCTTGGGCGTGGCCGACGAAGTGGCGGCTATCGAGGGGCTGACGCCGCAGATGCTGGTCCAGCTCGGCGATAAGGGCGTCAAGACGTTGGATGACCTGGCCGACCTGGCGAGCGACGAGCTCCGCGAGATCGTCGGCGCCGACGCGCTTAGCGAAGAGGAGGCGAACCAGGTGATCATGGCGGCACGGGCCCATTGGTTCGCCGACGAGCCGGCGCCGGCGCCGAGCGCGGCGTGA
- the truB gene encoding tRNA pseudouridine(55) synthase TruB: MSRRKGNKVDGWLIIDKPSGMTSTRVVGAVRRLFEAAKAGHGGTLDPLATGVLPIAFGEATKTVPYVMDATKVYRFTIRWGEARTTDDAEGEVTAVSAHRPTADAIQAALPRFTGLIQQTPPAYSALKIAGERAYDLARADLPVHLEPRPVMIERFSLVSQPAPDLAVFEVVSGKGAYMRALARDLGRVLGSLGHVAQLRRLRVGPFAETRAISLDSLTLLGHSPAAFEHLLPVETALDDIPALALTGTEANRLRQGQAVALFRKSDLDRLGDLQDGDLLCATAAGRPVALARFDAGRICPVRVLNL; the protein is encoded by the coding sequence ATGAGCAGAAGGAAGGGCAACAAGGTCGACGGCTGGCTCATCATCGACAAGCCGAGCGGGATGACCTCGACCCGGGTCGTGGGGGCGGTCAGACGCCTCTTCGAGGCGGCCAAAGCCGGCCATGGCGGCACGCTCGATCCTTTGGCGACGGGGGTCCTGCCGATTGCGTTCGGCGAGGCGACCAAGACCGTGCCCTACGTCATGGACGCGACCAAGGTCTATCGGTTCACCATCCGCTGGGGCGAAGCGCGCACCACCGATGATGCGGAGGGAGAGGTGACGGCGGTGAGCGCCCATCGACCCACCGCCGATGCGATCCAAGCGGCGCTGCCTCGCTTCACCGGCCTCATTCAGCAGACACCGCCCGCCTACTCCGCCCTCAAGATCGCCGGAGAACGGGCCTATGACCTGGCGCGGGCCGACCTGCCGGTGCATCTCGAGCCGCGCCCGGTCATGATCGAGCGCTTCAGCCTGGTTTCCCAGCCCGCGCCCGATCTGGCGGTTTTCGAGGTGGTATCCGGCAAGGGCGCCTATATGCGAGCGCTCGCCCGCGACCTGGGCCGCGTCCTCGGCAGCCTCGGCCATGTCGCCCAGCTCCGTCGGCTCCGGGTCGGTCCATTCGCGGAAACCCGCGCGATTTCGCTGGATTCACTGACCCTGTTGGGCCATAGTCCGGCCGCTTTCGAGCACCTCTTGCCGGTCGAGACCGCGCTGGACGACATCCCGGCGCTGGCCCTGACTGGGACCGAGGCCAATCGACTGCGTCAAGGCCAGGCGGTCGCCCTGTTCCGCAAGTCCGACCTCGACAGGCTCGGCGACTTGCAGGACGGGGATTTGCTTTGCGCCACGGCGGCCGGAAGGCCAGTGGCGCTCGCCCGGTTTGATGCAGGTCGCATTTGCCCGGTTCGGGTGCTGAATCTCTAG
- the infB gene encoding translation initiation factor IF-2: MTATDEQDRKKMLSLSRPGRLELKKTVETGQVRQSFPHGRSKTVTVEVKRKRTFAPGAGGRMAEVKEAAAALEIAVEARPPEVQVDEAAQPAAPRGAPVRTLTAEERAARARAVEAAHRAEEAAKHIDGDVLTQDLPHTDAEMPAVEEPEFEALTETLTEPQPEPPAKVEAAAAAPAVAEAPAAPAPEPARPLPSKAKPGKTAAEEEEEDSAKARKPGRLEARKPSPGATRRQEPRRRAGKLTIQQALDEEERVRSLASVRRAREREKQRAQQTRAEGQKVIREVVVPETITVQELANRMAERSADVIKALMRMGVMATINQIVDADTADLLVQEFGHKIKRVSESDVLIGLTGAADQPEVLLTRAAVVTVMGHVDHGKTSLLDVLRHTDVAAHEAGGITQHIGAYSVELDTGERITFIDTPGHEAFTSMRARGANVTDIVVLVVAADDGVMPQTIEAINHAKAANVPVIVAVNKVDKPEANPQRVKTDLLQHGLVTEDLGGETLAVEVSAKTGVGLERLKEAIVLQAELLDLKANPNRPGEGAIIEAKLERGRGAVATLLVQNGSIRVGDIFVAGAEWGRVRALIDDKGKSIEVAGPSSPVEVLGLNGTPLAGDEFAVVENEARARDVADFRARRLRDSQAAAAGRGTVEQMMAKAAAGGGAKQFAAVIKSDVQGSLEAIRASLERMSTDEAMVRTLHAAVGGINESDITLAKASGAVIIGFNVRANPQARDLARRDGVEIRYYSIIYDVVDDVKAALSGMLAPTIREKLIGNAAIRQIFEITRVGKVAGCMVTEGMVRRGAKVRLLRDNVVVHEGTLKTLRRFKEEVREVKEGYECGMAFENYNDIQAGDVIECFEVEEVARTL, translated from the coding sequence ATGACGGCAACCGACGAGCAGGACCGCAAGAAGATGCTGAGCCTGTCCCGACCGGGACGGCTCGAGCTGAAGAAGACCGTGGAGACCGGTCAGGTCCGCCAAAGCTTCCCGCACGGCCGGTCGAAGACCGTCACCGTCGAGGTGAAGCGCAAGCGCACCTTCGCGCCCGGCGCCGGCGGCCGCATGGCCGAGGTGAAGGAAGCGGCGGCAGCGCTGGAGATCGCCGTCGAGGCGCGTCCGCCCGAGGTCCAGGTCGACGAGGCAGCACAGCCCGCCGCGCCGCGCGGCGCCCCGGTCCGCACGCTGACCGCCGAGGAGCGCGCCGCCAGAGCCCGCGCGGTCGAAGCCGCACACCGGGCCGAGGAAGCCGCCAAGCACATCGATGGCGATGTGCTGACTCAGGATCTGCCGCATACGGATGCGGAGATGCCGGCGGTCGAGGAGCCGGAATTCGAAGCGCTGACGGAAACGCTCACCGAGCCGCAGCCAGAGCCGCCGGCTAAAGTCGAGGCGGCCGCGGCCGCACCCGCTGTCGCCGAAGCACCGGCGGCGCCGGCGCCCGAGCCGGCGCGCCCGCTTCCCTCCAAGGCGAAACCCGGCAAGACCGCCGCCGAGGAGGAGGAGGAGGACTCCGCCAAGGCGCGCAAGCCCGGCCGGCTGGAGGCGCGCAAGCCCAGCCCCGGCGCCACGCGCCGCCAGGAGCCGCGCCGGCGCGCGGGCAAGCTCACCATCCAGCAGGCGCTCGACGAAGAAGAGCGCGTGCGCAGCCTTGCCTCCGTCAGGCGGGCGCGCGAGCGCGAGAAGCAGCGGGCGCAGCAGACCCGCGCGGAGGGACAGAAAGTGATCCGCGAGGTGGTCGTACCGGAGACCATCACCGTCCAGGAACTGGCGAATCGCATGGCCGAGCGCAGCGCCGACGTGATCAAGGCGTTGATGCGCATGGGCGTGATGGCGACGATCAATCAGATTGTCGACGCCGACACCGCCGATCTCCTGGTCCAAGAGTTCGGCCATAAGATAAAGCGCGTGTCGGAGTCGGACGTGCTGATCGGCTTGACCGGTGCTGCCGATCAACCCGAGGTGCTGCTGACGCGGGCAGCCGTGGTCACGGTCATGGGCCATGTCGACCACGGCAAGACCTCGCTCTTGGATGTGCTTCGCCACACCGACGTGGCTGCGCACGAGGCAGGCGGCATTACCCAGCACATCGGCGCCTATTCGGTGGAGCTCGACACCGGCGAGCGCATCACCTTCATCGACACTCCGGGCCACGAGGCTTTCACCAGCATGCGCGCCCGCGGCGCCAACGTGACCGACATCGTCGTGCTCGTGGTCGCCGCCGATGACGGCGTCATGCCGCAGACGATCGAGGCGATCAACCACGCCAAGGCGGCAAACGTGCCGGTCATCGTCGCCGTCAACAAGGTCGACAAGCCCGAGGCGAATCCGCAGCGGGTGAAGACCGACCTCCTGCAGCATGGCCTCGTCACCGAGGACTTGGGCGGCGAGACGCTGGCCGTCGAAGTGTCGGCTAAGACCGGCGTCGGGCTCGAGCGACTGAAGGAGGCGATCGTGCTCCAGGCCGAGCTGCTCGATCTCAAGGCCAATCCGAACCGGCCGGGCGAGGGCGCCATCATCGAGGCCAAGCTCGAGCGCGGCCGCGGCGCGGTTGCGACGCTGCTCGTGCAGAACGGCAGCATCCGCGTGGGCGACATCTTCGTCGCCGGCGCCGAATGGGGCCGTGTCAGAGCGCTCATCGACGACAAGGGCAAGTCGATCGAGGTGGCCGGACCGTCGAGCCCGGTCGAGGTCTTGGGCTTGAACGGCACGCCCTTGGCGGGCGACGAGTTTGCCGTGGTCGAGAACGAGGCCCGGGCCCGCGACGTCGCCGACTTCCGCGCGCGCCGTCTGCGCGATAGCCAGGCCGCTGCGGCCGGGCGCGGCACAGTCGAGCAGATGATGGCGAAGGCCGCCGCCGGCGGCGGGGCGAAGCAGTTCGCCGCGGTGATCAAGTCCGACGTGCAGGGCTCGCTCGAAGCCATCCGCGCCAGCCTCGAGCGCATGTCGACCGACGAGGCGATGGTGCGCACCCTGCATGCCGCGGTGGGCGGCATCAACGAGTCCGACATCACGCTCGCCAAGGCATCGGGCGCGGTGATCATCGGGTTCAATGTGCGCGCCAATCCGCAGGCCCGCGATCTCGCGCGTCGCGACGGCGTGGAGATCCGCTACTATTCGATCATCTACGACGTGGTCGACGACGTGAAGGCGGCGTTGAGCGGCATGCTGGCGCCGACCATCCGCGAGAAGCTCATCGGCAATGCCGCGATCCGGCAGATCTTCGAGATCACCCGCGTCGGCAAGGTGGCCGGCTGCATGGTGACCGAAGGCATGGTCCGACGCGGCGCCAAGGTCAGGCTGCTGCGCGACAACGTGGTCGTCCACGAGGGCACGCTGAAGACGCTGCGCCGCTTCAAGGAAGAGGTGCGGGAGGTCAAGGAAGGCTACGAATGCGGCATGGCGTTCGAGAACTACAACGACATCCAGGCGGGCGACGTCATCGAGTGCTTCGAGGTCGAGGAGGTCGCGCGGACGCTGTAG
- the trmB gene encoding tRNA (guanosine(46)-N7)-methyltransferase TrmB, with translation MAETDRRPRRVLYGRRQGRPLRPGRRELLARLLPALRIEATPGLDPSTLFQPPAAAVWLELGFGGGEHLAVAAKDHPGIGFLGAEPFLNGIASLLARIERERLGNIRIFPEDGRILIEALAEASIARCFILFPDPWPKLRHHKRRLVNPKTAGELARIMSDGARLLLASDDADYVAAMRETMTGHGLWQGVRQVPEDTVLRPPGWIPTRYEAKALAKGLSPHYLLFERMPRGIKPLMDAGKSL, from the coding sequence TTGGCCGAAACCGACCGGCGCCCCCGCCGAGTCCTCTATGGCCGCCGCCAGGGTCGGCCGCTTCGCCCTGGCCGCCGCGAGCTCTTGGCCCGGCTGCTGCCGGCGCTCCGGATCGAGGCCACACCCGGGCTCGATCCAAGCACGCTGTTTCAGCCGCCCGCCGCGGCCGTCTGGCTCGAGCTTGGCTTCGGCGGGGGCGAGCACCTGGCCGTCGCCGCCAAGGACCATCCAGGGATCGGTTTTCTCGGCGCCGAGCCGTTCTTGAACGGCATTGCCTCGCTCTTGGCCCGGATCGAGAGGGAGCGCCTCGGCAATATCCGCATCTTCCCCGAGGACGGCCGCATCCTCATCGAGGCCTTGGCCGAGGCTTCGATCGCCCGTTGCTTCATCCTGTTTCCCGATCCCTGGCCCAAGCTCCGGCACCACAAGCGCCGCCTGGTCAATCCCAAGACCGCGGGCGAGCTGGCGCGGATCATGTCCGACGGGGCTCGGCTCCTGCTCGCCAGCGACGATGCCGACTATGTGGCCGCCATGCGCGAGACCATGACCGGCCACGGGCTCTGGCAGGGTGTGCGCCAGGTGCCCGAGGACACCGTCCTGAGGCCGCCCGGCTGGATCCCTACCCGCTATGAGGCGAAGGCGCTTGCCAAGGGCTTGAGCCCGCACTACTTGCTCTTCGAGCGGATGCCGCGCGGGATAAAGCCCTTGATGGACGCGGGGAAATCGCTATAG